A single genomic interval of Daucus carota subsp. sativus chromosome 1, DH1 v3.0, whole genome shotgun sequence harbors:
- the LOC135151175 gene encoding uncharacterized protein LOC135151175 yields MPPAPQPQSQPQPQHPVSPTVTRKPRSSTPKPSKSTKSDAPSTKKTRTSVATQVLKTKSDKPVNSDAVNSDVVHSDPVNSEVASPQKQKRRRLVAAYDYDDLDPAHEINSEPSPATNSENIQTSPQTKPARFKRRANKAKRTRVPITEITDFTVEEEQAPPTTTPDDLSQALMVLPLQAVPISAATASSTSSEVDEEIICKEKATDEAETPVSDCNNPISDHGPSTPIPHSPMKIPEGAIVHDTAPENYKSDVVDESDKVALEALQSLAKAGEEPSKSQSEAQDKSAKDPIEKVDNPASDNDEDDESSDDDNDDNDDEVPLSHLQQKWESTSQYNARLQILDTTSEPLPRDLQVDPPNEDLTKHKNQLGSPDHGSFSGFSQEEQSCTPIPSILPDCVESSADPCPAEHAVYPNIDNVISCFMTTRVISMLENHQNYSNNEQVVLPEAMQEFLNNQNLPPPHVQHVAVPVVAEEVSVQQDEPETEPIIQDNIPEAQTTQVEEDIVIMEDAAEDSSEREVQSEEGEDSLQDNTTDSEDEVDSPVQTTEAATNDNVMLDIDELFTNTYNPVLQSGIPSDSDNLSFSAPDDWVQNLLDLNPLSPPLAHANEFEIPQIHNQGTNTQISEAETSQPLSHPIKISEREGESALSAPHKEVVSESAALSPSQERRMEP; encoded by the exons ATGCCTCCAGCACCACAACCACAGTCTCAAccccaaccacaacatccagttTCTCCtacagtcaccagaaaacccagatcatcaacaccTAAACCATCAAAGTCTACAAAATCTGATGCCCCCTCTActaagaagaccagaacctctgttgctacacaagttctgaagacaaagtctgataaaccagtaaactctgatgctgtaaactctgatgttgtACACTCTGatcctgtaaactctgaagttgcttctcctcaaaagcagaaaagaaggagactggttgcagcctatgattatgatgatcttgacCCTGCACATGAAataaactctgaaccttctcctgcaacaaactctgaaaatATACAGACCAGTCCTCAAACAAAGCCAgcaagattcaaaagaagggctaacAAGGCTAAGAGGACAAGGGTGCCCATAACTgagatcacagattttactgttgaagaagagcaagcaccacCCACTACAACTCCTGATGAtctatctcaagctctgatggtgcttcctcttcaggctgttccaatctctgctGCCACAGCatcctctacttcatctgaagtagatgaggaaattatATGCAAGGAGAAAGCTACAGATGAAGCTGAGACACCAGTGTCTGATTGTAACAatccaatatctgatcatggaccctccacaccaattcctcattctccaatgaaaattcctgagggtgccattgttcatgatacagctccagaaaactacaagtctgatgtagttgatgaatctgacaaggTGGCATTGGAAGCCCTGCAgtctcttgctaaggctggtgaagagcctagcaaatcacagtctgaagctcaagacaAATCTGCTAAAGATCCTATTGAGAAAGTTGAtaatcctgcatctgataatgatgaggatgatgaaagttcagatgatgacaatgatgacaatgatgatgaagttcctctgtcacatctacaacaaaaaTGGGAATCTACCAGCCAGTATAATGCTAGGCTGCAAATTCTTGACACAacctctgagccacttcccagggatcttcaggttgatccaccaaatgag gacctaacaaaacACAAGAATCAACTTGGGTCAcctgatcatgggagcttttcaggattctCTCAGGAAGAACAGTCATGTACTCCTATACCCTCGATTCTTCCAGATTGTGTTGAATCATCTGCTGACCCCTGCCCTGCTGAACatgctgtctatccaaatatagacaatgtcatctcTTGTTTTATGACAACTAGGGTGATCtcaatgctggagaatcatcagAACTACTCCAACAATGAACAGGTGGTGCTTcctgaggcaatgcaagaatttctcaacaaccagaacttgcctccaccccATGTTCAACATGTTGCTGTTCCAGTAGTTGCTGAAGAGGTTTCAGTGCAGCAAGATGAGCCAGAAACTGAGCCAATTATTCAAGACAATATTCCTGAGGCTCAGACTACTCAAGTAGAGGAAGATATTGTGATAATGGAGGATGCAGCTGAAGACTCTTCTGAACGTGAAGTTCAATCTGAAGAAGGAGAGGATTCTCTGCAGGACAACACCACTgactctgaagatgaagtggacaGTCCTGTCCAAACCACTGAAGCTGCAACAAATGACAATGTCATGCTGGATATTGATGAGCTCTTCACCAACACCTACAATCCGGTGCTTcagtcaggtatcccttctgattctgacaacttgtcctttaGTGCACCTGATGATTGGGTTCAGAACTTACTAGACCTCAATCCACTATCTCCACCTCTTGCAcatgccaatgaatttgaaatcccacaaattcataaccaaggcaccaatACACAAATTTctgaagcagaaacttctcaGCCCCTTagccatccaattaaaatttcTGAGcgcgagggagaaagtgcccttagtgcaccacataaggaggttgtttctgaatctgcagctctgtctcctagtcaagaaaggagaatgGAACCTTAG